From one Anabas testudineus chromosome 18, fAnaTes1.2, whole genome shotgun sequence genomic stretch:
- the LOC113157278 gene encoding C-X-C motif chemokine 3-like yields the protein MKTALPRIVFLACMVICVSASRTILQCRCVKTSKMVNIFHVVNIKVYEPSSYCSRKEVTVLLKDNTSACLDPQAPFTIRLLKAWQKKMKKPRSMAIKTASSTTSATVVQSL from the exons ATGAAGACTGCACTCCCTCGCATCGTCTTCCTGGCCTGCATGGTTATTTGCGTTTCTGCAAGCAGGA CTATTCTTCAGTGCCGGTGtgtaaaaacaagcaaaatggTGAATATATTTCACGTCGTAAACATCAAAGTGTATGAACCAAGTTCATATTGCAGCAGAAAAGAAGTCAC TGTCCTGCTGAAAGATAACACCTCAGCATGTCTTGATCCCCAAGCACCATTCACCATAAGACTCCTGAAAGCATG gcagaagaagatgaagaaaccACGCTCAATGgcaataaaaacagcatcaagCACAACATCAGCCACAGTAGTGCAGTCATTGTGA
- the LOC113157275 gene encoding platelet basic protein-like isoform X2 — protein sequence MKTALPRIVLLACMVMCVTVNAILQCQCIKTSEMVNPSQIVDIKVNEPSSYCSRKEVIVQLKNNISMCLDAKAPFTIRLLKEWDEKIKNTIYSKCRCVKTSKMVNPSQIVRVEVINQGFYCRRIEVIAQLKNNLSVCLDPKAPFIIRILKKLDEKMKNTTVAQSLQTHCIVHH from the exons ATGAAGACTGCACTCCCTCGCATCGTCCTCCTGGCCTGCATGGTgatgtgtgttactgtaaaCG CTATTCTTCAGTGTCAGTGCATAAAAACAAGCGAAATGGTGAATCCATCTCAAATTGTAGACATCAAGGTGAATGAACCAAGTTCATATTGCAGCAGAAAAGAAGTCAT TGtccagctgaaaaataacatcTCAATGTGCCTTGATGCCAAAGCACCATTCACCATAAGACTCCTGAAAGAATG GGACGAGAAGATAAAGAACACCATATACTCTAAGTGTCGGTGtgtaaaaacaagcaaaatggTGAATCCATCTCAAATAGTAAGGGTCGAGGTGATTAATCAAGGTTTCTATTGCAGGAGAATAGAAGTCAT TGCCCAGCTGAAAAATAACCTCTCAGTGTGCCTTGATCCCAAAGCACCATTCATCATAAGAATCCTGAAAAAATT GGACGAGAAGATGAAGAACACCACAGTAGCGCAGTCAttgcaaacacactgtattgTGCATCACTGA
- the LOC113157275 gene encoding platelet basic protein-like isoform X1, producing the protein MKTALPRIVLLACMVMCVTVNGTILQCQCIKTSEMVNPSQIVDIKVNEPSSYCSRKEVIVQLKNNISMCLDAKAPFTIRLLKEWDEKIKNTIYSKCRCVKTSKMVNPSQIVRVEVINQGFYCRRIEVIAQLKNNLSVCLDPKAPFIIRILKKLDEKMKNTTVAQSLQTHCIVHH; encoded by the exons ATGAAGACTGCACTCCCTCGCATCGTCCTCCTGGCCTGCATGGTgatgtgtgttactgtaaaCGGTa CTATTCTTCAGTGTCAGTGCATAAAAACAAGCGAAATGGTGAATCCATCTCAAATTGTAGACATCAAGGTGAATGAACCAAGTTCATATTGCAGCAGAAAAGAAGTCAT TGtccagctgaaaaataacatcTCAATGTGCCTTGATGCCAAAGCACCATTCACCATAAGACTCCTGAAAGAATG GGACGAGAAGATAAAGAACACCATATACTCTAAGTGTCGGTGtgtaaaaacaagcaaaatggTGAATCCATCTCAAATAGTAAGGGTCGAGGTGATTAATCAAGGTTTCTATTGCAGGAGAATAGAAGTCAT TGCCCAGCTGAAAAATAACCTCTCAGTGTGCCTTGATCCCAAAGCACCATTCATCATAAGAATCCTGAAAAAATT GGACGAGAAGATGAAGAACACCACAGTAGCGCAGTCAttgcaaacacactgtattgTGCATCACTGA
- the LOC113157279 gene encoding interleukin-8-like: MKLCILLVLGTLFVIINGLPPISRDFNSHCRCLQVESRIIPPDSLRSIKLFPEGPHCAETEIIAELINKEKVCLNPKSTWVKKLISFVLEKQLHHQGNAPKKSQVPN; the protein is encoded by the exons ATGAAGCTGTGCATCCTGCTCGTGCTTGGGACCCTGTTTGTCATCATTAATG GTTTGCCGCCGATCAGCAGAGACTTCAACAGCCACTGTCGGTGTCTGCAGGTGGAGTCGAGGATCATCCCTCCAGACAGTCTGAGGAGCATCAAGCTCTTCCCTGAAGGGCCTCACTGCGCAGAAACTGAAATCAT agCTGAGCTGATAAACAAGGAGAAGGTCTGTCTGAACCCAAAGTCCACCTGGGTGAAGAAGCTGATCAGCTTTGTTCTTGAGAAGCAGCTGCACCACCAGGGAAATGCACCCAAGAAATCCCAAGTTCCCAATTAA